CACATCGAAGATCGCCATCGGTCTTACCTTTCAAGACACTCCCGAACACGGGCGCATACATTCCGCGGCAGGCAAAGGTTCGTCAATCCGACCATTCGGCCGGTTCCCGAGGCGTGATTTTCCCCAACCGGTGCCATTGAGACCCTGTGCATTGGAACTCTTTCGGGGCGGCCGCGATTCTCGTGCATCGGACGAGGAGGATTTCATGAGCCGAGGCTTTCCATCCATGACCGCCCTTTTGGGGCTTCTTGCCATCGCCGGCTACCAGAACAGGGACAAGATCGCCGAAATGCTGGGCGGCGCGACATCGAACAACAACCCCGCAGGCACGCCGGGAAATCCAGGCCAACCGCAAGGCAGTCCGGGAGGCCTAGGAGGTCTCGGCGGATTGCTGGGAGGGTTGAGCGGGCAGAACCCGGGCGGCATCCTCAACGGTGGCCTGGGCGAGCTGATCGACAGCTTCAGGCAGAGTGGCCATGGTGACGTTGCCGATTCCTGGGTGGGCACCGGCCCGAACAAGGAGGTCGCGCCGCAGCAACTGGAACAGGCCATAGGACCTGATGTCCTGGCGACCCTGACCCAGCAGACCGGCCTGTCCCGCGAGGAGCTTCTCGCTCGCCTGTCCAGGGAGCTTCCGCAGGCCGTCGACAAATATACCCCTGAGGGACGGCTTCCTTCCGCCTGAGCCGAAACTGCCGAACCATGAAGAACAGGTGCCGTCGGTCACGCCGACGGCACCGGCTTTCCGGGCCGGATTGCGCGTGCCTTACGGAGGAAAGCCGGAACTTTCGGACCTGAGAGCCGCGTCCGCTCTATCCTTTTTGACCATCCGCCTACCCCCATCGCCTCGTTCCCGACGGGCTGTAATCGGGTAGCCTGCCAGGGCTCGATTGCAAAGCATGGGAGGGGCTGATGCATACGGACCGCTTTGTCGTCTTCAAATTTCAGGACGAGTGGCTGGTCACATACGCGGACCGGGAGCAGTCGGCCTTCGCAACACGGCAGGACGCGGAACGATCGGCTTTCGATGCGGCCGATACGCTCGCGTCTCACGGCCATGCGGTGTCCGTTCTTATCATTCCAGATGCTACGGGCGACATCTCCAAGTCATGCCTTTCCGACATGAGGCCCGAGAAAAAGAGCCTGAATTGATCTGATCCTCTGTGCGGCCTCGAACCTTCCGGACAGCGCGTCCTCGTCTCATTCTCCTGTCATGACCTCGTGCAGCCGCTCGCTTGTCGGCCCGCATTGGATTAGGATGAAGCATAAGACTGGGTTCCTCTGGCCGGGATGTCGGCGATGCTGTGGGCGAAGAAAGCCGTCAGTCCTGCTGAGTGGGAGCCGACGCAGGAGCGGTTCGAGGAACTGTTCGTCAAGCTCGGAAGCCCTAAGCAGATGATGCTCGCCGCGGCGTGCGACCCGGGATCCGGCCAATCGATCCTCCTCGTGAGCCTCCCGAACACGGCGTATCTGGGCCTCTTCCCGGGCTTCGAATCCGTGACCGAAGACGCCCTCCCGTCGGAAGCAGCCCTGCTCGTGGGCCATAGCGACGAATTGCTCAAGCGGTTCAGATATCCGGCACGCCGGGTCGTACCCTGAGGCGATCCGCTCTTTTCCGTTGAAGTCCGAGCCTGAACCAAGCTTGGGCATTTGGTTGCCACAATTGGCTGCCAATGCCCGGGCTCGTTCGAGACTTCGAAGTGGAGAGCATCGTGACCGCAGCCCACGATTTGGACGAGATGGTGGACCTTCTTGCACTCACCCGGCCATACGAACGGTCGGCCGGCATGAACATGGCATGCAAGGTCGCGACATTGCCGCTTCGGGATGCCGTCACCTTGGTCGTCGAAGATTGGGCCGACGACAAGTTCAAGCAGTTGAGCGCCGTCATCGTCAGGCCGTCCGGCCCTGCCATCCGCAGCTTCGAGGAAATCCGGCATCTCTATGGGAAGGCGGAGATAAGCCCTGCCTCATGAGCGAAGCGATCCATCCCATGATGCCCGGCCTTTAGTCGTAAAGGCACATATTTCACCACTCGCTGCTCTTCCCTATCGGGCCCGCAGACGCTTTGATGGCATCCCTCACTGGTCGATGGAGGAACAGGGTGGAACTCGACGAAGCCAATTGCGCATGCCCGAAATGGTTTCCGATCTTCCTTTCAGGGATCGGACTGGCCAGTCTCGCCTTGTCCAACCTGTTCTGGTAGGAGCGCGGCCCTCGCTTCCGGTCTTTTGAAGCCTGTCTTTGATCCAGAACAATGCCGTAACGTCACTGCATGATAGAAACGACCCAAACCAAGGGGGTCTATCATGCACCCGTTTCATCAAGACCTTTGGTCTCTCGCCCTGGATGCCTTTCTGCTGATCGGCGCCACCGCCGGGCTCGGCAGCCTGGTGGCCGCTCTCGTAACCCTGCCCTGAAGCGCCAAGCCGCAGCCTTGGAAACGGGCAATTTAGGACCTTGACGAAAAGACCCTCTTCGCGTCTATTGCGCCACCTGCGAAGCGGGATCCCAGATCCGGCCGCTTCGCCCGGAGACGTGGCCGAGCGGCTGAAGGCACTCGTTTGCTAAATGAGCATACCCCAAAAGGGTATCGAGGGTTCGAATCCCTCCGTCTCCGCCATTTCCTTTTCTAAGCCCTCAACTTTCCTTGCAGAGCAAGGGTTTAAGAGAGCCTTGGCGGCCCTGACGTTGGACGTTCTGTTGGACGTTTTGAGGGTATGCCATGAGCACAGCCGCAACCATCACTTCTCGAACC
This region of Microvirga mediterraneensis genomic DNA includes:
- a CDS encoding YidB family protein, translating into MSRGFPSMTALLGLLAIAGYQNRDKIAEMLGGATSNNNPAGTPGNPGQPQGSPGGLGGLGGLLGGLSGQNPGGILNGGLGELIDSFRQSGHGDVADSWVGTGPNKEVAPQQLEQAIGPDVLATLTQQTGLSREELLARLSRELPQAVDKYTPEGRLPSA